From Candoia aspera isolate rCanAsp1 chromosome 4, rCanAsp1.hap2, whole genome shotgun sequence, a single genomic window includes:
- the LOC134498055 gene encoding trichohyalin-like, protein MESSNLPSDMADWVMSDLSVANSEDRLFLRESLETVASSLSLAENSICIEEPGSERQEDLWNKNSLETCNEENMEQSQYNSQEIEFKNLLISDEIRNQINEKNEAALEALAKAELQKAIDLFSEAIELNRDISTSYINRANVYMQLQKPYAAIKDCNMAIELNPKSAEPLKLRGKAFKELGCLKKATCDFALASKLEYDKEANVVLKELKLGFHRISERQAKCIFTYKESEILEKIKKAQTNLENQKQEQREKGTSTQLENEIARNKEEKIKLDHTEDSQEMIDENVERVEKWKQASENKKAALDAVEKGEFQRATELLTKAITLTPHLINLYVCRASTFLKLHMPTAAIKDCNHAIKINPNMALPYKCRGEAFCMLGCWQEAAKDFALSCQLEYDEDTYAMLKEIQTDAQKIIKWWEKPEESRNQREFKEPISRMKEAPAEKMQAKSPQDKSVICEPCSQEQETRTFHISEEKTILHSNSSNPKIFPLYCLEDQSKAYPMHAVQEHSQFMDHEKQGQFELLERRTQEGAMRKQKCKAEAESEDSELEIDTEEVIEPDEDLPQEMGDESLKVTDEMRKLANEKKREAFDAVNKGELFKALDLFTEAIKLNPHLTILYANRARVYLKLQKPTAAIRDCDKAIQINPDSAQPYKWRGKALQILGYWQKAAKDLALACQLDYDEESYALLKEVQPKAQKTARFRRKPEQKVEEKKGKTLLRGLPKTCKKRERSQTTPVELEGNDKETMEEWREIWGKSTEEQQRVRPIVLTEQKGMARDDTESFFQGRIRKPGKYFEKEEDKEEKFQETLLNFKEKEMKHQAAVHPNDLEEQLRALQQELDEKLRSYQEEIDEEENTLQRLLDEQEKSQQKALCEQEQAFKIILEEQEKIQKAALKELAKSQQEALEELAEATKKALEEQERVQQQALEEQERAQEALERAHKQALEEQRKVKMAAIEEQEKLWKKTEEEKKMAEAALEDLLRTEQKFQKEQEMAEEKAIQEKQIAQKTLRKLEIAQKQALEEQARAQRALEDVEKAHEQALEEQKKAQKAAIEEHEQAQKKSEEEKKMAEAALEKLAQVQIQMQEEQKQAKKNAMEERERAQKALEELEIAQKKALEEQNQGQESLEAVKIAHQQAMEEQKKAHLAAMEEQEQGWKKLEEEKKRVEAALEELLRAQQKFQKKQEMAEEKAIQEKQIAQKTLRELEIAQKQALKEQSRAQRALEDVEKAHKQALEEQKKAQMAATKEHEQARKKSEEEKKMAEAALEKLAQVQIQMQDEHKQVKKNAMEERERAQNALEELEIAQKKALEEQNQGKESLDAVKIAHQQAMEEQKKAHLAAMEEQEQGWKKMAEEKKRVEAALEELLRTEQKFQKEQEMAEEKAIQEKQIAQKTLRELEIAQKQALKEQSRAQRALEDVEKAHKQALEEQKKAQMAATKEHEQARKKSEEEKKMAEAALEKLAQVQIQMQEEHKQVKKNAMEERERAQKALEELEIAQKKALEEQVRAQNALEAVERAHKQALEEQKKALEELQIEQKKAIEEQTKAQKALEAVEKAQKQALEDQMKAKMASTEEQERAWKKSQEEKKMAETALENVLRAQRKFQEEQENAEKRIMDEKKSIQKALKELATAQKKALEEQERTQRALEAVERSRKMALEDQKSAQIAAMEEQEKTRKKIQEEKKMAEATLDELLKTQRKFQEEKKMAEKKTMEERERTQIALAELKIVQKKAQEEQKRAQKALEAAEKAHQCALNEQKKAQIAIQEQEQAWKKSQEEKEMAEARLQELLRTQKTLQGEQEKAEKKAVEERETLQRNIKKLEEAQKKALEEQEKAQTSQHALGIAHKQVLEEQKKAHLAAMMEQEQVQKKSQEEKKMAEAALADLLRQVQKEQETAERKAIEEREKAKTMLKELDMAQKKALENLLTAKKEALEEQKRAQNALDVLERTHKQALEEQKNAQKKSQEERKMAEAALEELSRIQKNIHEEQHSAEKKATEDRERTQKALEELDITQKKALEEKENAQKALEVLERTHKQALEEEQKAQKKSQEEKQLAKAALEELRKTQRKFQEEQERAEKKAMEEREKMHQSLEELEIAQKKALEDLAIAQKMALEENERAQQRALEEKRAIQLAMKKLETAHAKAVEEQQIAQRLAFEEQQRSKKMFAELEESRRKALEEQEAAKRKAIDEQVRAHHAINELAKIQREVLEEQEQAQNMALAEQHKAEMMIKELEGRQREALNDQQRTWMKAFDDQKRAHLMLGEFAKIQMAEQENAQKKAVDGQKEVQRAEEKLEKAQNQILEKMEKKQHKYAAQIPESLLKSGNEEGNAECGSEFEETQKKDLVIIGKKFYEVPGKILRDLEKKEYQQSLRNRGYDKNS, encoded by the exons ATGGAATCAAGTAATCTTCCAAGTGACATGGCAGATTGGGTCATGTCTGATCTCAGCGTTGCAAATTCTGAAGATCGACTCTTCCTCCGGGAATCTTTAGAAACTGTAGCCAGTTCCTTGTCACTTGCTGAAAATAGCATCTGTATAGAAGAGCCTGGCAGTGAGCGTCAGGAAGATCTATGGAACAAGAACAGTTTGGAGACTTGTAATGAGGAAAATATGGAACAATCACAATATAACAGCCAAGAAATAGAATTCAAAAACCTGCTGATATCCGATGAGATAAGGAACCAAATCAATGAAAAGAATGAGGCGGCTTTGGAAGCCCTAGCTAAAGCTGAACTTCAAAAAGCTATTGATTTGTTCTCTGAAGCCATTGAGTTGAACCGAGACATTTCCACTTCTTACATTAACCGTGCCAATGTCTATATGCAATTGCAAAAACCATATGCTGCCATTAAAGACTGCAACATGGCCATTGAACTGAATCCCAAATCAGCAGAGCCATTAAAATTGAGAGGAAAAGCATTCAAGGAATTAGGGTGTTTGAAAAAAGCAACCTGTGACTTTGCTTTAGCTTCTAAATTAGAGTATGACAAAGAGGCCAATGTAGTACTAAAGGAACTAAAATTAGGATTTCACAGAATTTCTGAGAGGCAAGCAAAGTGCATCTTTACGTATAAGGAATCTGAGATACTggagaagattaagaaagcaCAGACAAATTTAGAGAATCAAAAACaagagcagagagagaaaggcaCTAGCACACAACTGGAGAACGAAATAGCAAGGAACAAAGAAGAGAAGATAAAGCTAGACCATACTGAAGATTCCCAAGAGATGATAGATGAAAATGTGGAGAGAGTTGAGAAGTGGAAGCAGGCCAGTGAAAACAAGAAAGCAGCTTTGGATGCAGTAGAGAAAGGTGAATTTCAAAGAGCAACTGAGCTGCTCACCAAGGCTATCACATTGACCCCCCATCTTATTAACTTGTATGTTTGCCGAGCCAGTACCTTCCTGAAACTTCATATGCCAACTGCTGCCATAAAGGACTGCAACCATGCCATAAAAATAAACCCCAATATGGCCTTGCCATACAAGTGCCGTGGGGAGGCATTTTGTATGCTAGGTTGTTGGCAGGAGGCTGCTAAAGATTTTGCTTTGTCCTGTCAGCTGGAGTATGATGAAGATACTTATGCCATGCTGAAGGAAATACAAACAGATGcccagaaaataattaaatggtgGGAAAAGCCCGAGGAAAGCAGGAACCAGAGAGAATTTAAAGAGCCGATAAGCAGGATGAAAGAAGCTCCTGCAGAGAAAATGCAAGCAAAGAGCCCCCAAGATAAATCGGTTATTTGTGAGCCTTGTTCCCAAGAACAGGAGACAAGAACATTTCACATTTCTGAGGAAAAGACAATTCTGCATAGTAATTCCTCGAACCCTAAAATATTTCCTCTTTATTGTCTAGAGGATCAAAGTAAAGCTTATCCTATGCATGCAGTACAAGAACATAGTCAATTTATGGATCATGAAAAACAAGGACAATTTGAACTGCTGGAAAGAAGGACTCAGGAGGGAGCGATGAGGAAACAAAAATGTAAAGCTGAAGCAGAAAGTGAGGACAGTGAATTGGAAATTGATACTGAAGAGGTTATTGAGCCAGATGAAGATCTTCCTCAGGAGATGGGAGATGAAAGCTTGAAAGTAACAGATGAAATGCGAAAACTAGccaatgaaaagaaaagagaagctttTGATGCAGTCAATAAAGGAGAACTTTTTAAAGCTTTAGACTTGTTCACAGAAGCCATTAAGCTCAATCCACATCTTACTATCCTATATGCAAACCGAGCCAGGGTCTATTTGAAGCTACAAAAGCCAACCGCTGCAATTAGGGACTGTGATAAAGCCATCCAAATAAATCCTGACTCAGCCCAGCCCTACAAGTGGCGAGGAAAAGCACTACAAATACTTGGCTACTGGCAGAAGGCAGCTAAAGACCTTGCCTTGGCCTGCCAATTAGATTACGATGAAGAATCCTATGCTTTGTTAAAGGAGGTACAACCAAAGGCCCAGAAAACTGCCAGATTCAGGAGGAAGCCGGAGCAGAAAGTTGAAGAGAAGAAGGGTAAGACTCTATTGAGAGGACTCCCAAAAACCTGTAAGAAGCGGGAACGATCTCAAACTACCCCAGTAGAACTAGAAGGAAATGACAAGGAGACCATGGAGGAATGGAGAGAGATTTGGGGAAAAAGCACTGAGGAACAGCAGAGAGTAAGACCAATAGTTCTGACAGAACAGAAGGGTATGGCCCGAGATGACACAGAGTCATTTTTTCAGGGAAGAATAAGGAAGCCAGGTAAATATTTTGAgaaggaggaagacaaagaagaaaagttCCAAGAGACTTTACTGAACTTTAAGGAGAAGGAAATGAAGCACCAAGCAGCAGTCCATCCAAATGATTTGGAGGAACAACTGAGAGCTCTTCAGCAAGAATTGGATGAAAAGCTTAGAAGTTATCAAGAAGAAATTGATGAAGAAGAAAACACTTTGCAGAGATTATTAGATGAGCAGGAAAAATCACAGCAAAAGGCACTCTGCGAGCAAGAACAGGCTTTTAAAATAATCCTGGAAGAACAAGAGAAAATACAGAAGGCAGCTCTGAAGGAACTGGCCAAGTCTCAACAAGAGGCTTTAGAGGAGCTTGCAGAAGCCACAAAGAAAGCCCTGGAGGAACAGGAGAGGGTGCAGCAGCAAGCTCTTGAAGAGCAGGAAAGGGCTCAGGAGGCCCTGG AAAGAGCTCACAAACAGGCTCTGGAGGAACAGAGAAAGGTTAAGATGGCTGCCATagaagaacaagaaaaactatggaaaaaaactgaagaagaaaagaagatggctgAAGCTGCTCTGGAAGAC CTTTTAAGGACAGAGCAAAAGTTCCAAAAAGAGCAAGaaatggctgaagagaaagcaataCAAGAAAAACAGATAGCCCAGAAGACCCTCAGAAAACTAGAGATTGCTCAGAAACAAGCTCTTGAAGAACAAGCAAGAGCTCAGAGAGCTCTGGAAGATGTCGAAAAAGCTCATGAGCAGGCACtggaggaacagaagaaagctcaGAAGGCTGCCATTGAAGAACATGAACAAGCACAgaaaaaatctgaagaagaaaagaagatggctgAGGCAGCTTTAGAAAAACTTGCACAAGTTCAGATACAAATGCAAGAAGAGCAAAAGCAAGCCAAGAAGAATGcaatggaagaaagagagagagctcaGAAGGCCCTAGAAGAATTAGAGATTGCTCAGAAGAAGGCCCTGGAGGAACAAAATCAAGGTCAGGAGTCTCTGGAAGCAGTAAAAATAGCTCATCAACAGGCTATGGAGGAGCAGAAGAAAGCTCATCTAGCAGCCATGGAGGAACAGGAGCAAGGGTggaaaaaactggaagaagaaaaaaagagggtgGAGGCAGCTCTAGAAGAGCTTTTAAGGGCACAGCAAAAGTTCCAAAAGaagcaggaaatggctgaagagaaagcaataCAAGAAAAACAGATAGCTCAGAAGACCCTCAGAGAACTAGAGATTGCTCAGAAACAAGCTCTTAAAGAACAATCAAGAGCTCAGAGAGCTCTGGAAGATGTTGAAAAAGCTCATAAGCAGGCACtggaggaacagaagaaagctcaGATGGCTGCCACTAAAGAACATGAGCAAGCACGgaaaaaatctgaagaagaaaagaagatggctgAGGCAGCTTTAGAAAAACTTGCACAAGTTCAGATTCAAATGCAGGATGAACATAAGCAGGTCAAGAAGAATGcaatggaagaaagagagagagctcaGAATGCGCTAGAAGAATTAGAGATTGCTCAGAAGAAGGCACTTGAGGAACAAAATCAAGGTAAAGAGTCTCTGGACGCGGTAAAAATAGCTCATCAACAGGCTATGGAGGAGCAGAAGAAAGCTCATCTAGCAGCCATGGAGGAACAGGAGCAAGGgtggaaaaaaatggcagaagaaaagaagagggtgGAGGCAGCTCTAGAAGAGCTTTTAAGGACAGAGCAAAAGTTCCAAAAAGAGCAAGaaatggctgaagagaaagcaataCAAGAAAAACAGATAGCTCAGAAGACCCTCAGAGAACTAGAGATTGCTCAGAAACAAGCTCTTAAAGAACAATCAAGAGCTCAGAGAGCTCTGGAAGATGTTGAAAAAGCTCATAAGCAGGCACtggaggaacagaagaaagctcaGATGGCTGCCACTAAAGAACATGAGCAAGCACGgaaaaaatctgaagaagaaaagaagatggctgAGGCAGCTTTAGAAAAACTTGCACAAGTTCAGATTCAAATGCAAGAAGAGCATAAGCAGGTCAAGAAGAATGcaatggaagaaagagagagagctcaGAAGGCCCTAGAAGAATTAGAGATTGCTCAGAAGAAGGCCCTGGAGGAGCAGGTAAGAGCTCAGAATGCTCTGGAAGCTGTAGAAAGAGCTCATAAGCAGGCTCTAGAGGAACAAAAAAAA GCCCTAGAAGAATTGCAGATTGAACAGAAGAAAGCCATAGAGGAACAGACAAAAGCTCAGAAAGCTCTGGAAGCAGTTGAAAAAGCTCAAAAACAGGCCCTGGAAGATCAGATGAAAGCTAAAATGGCATCCACTGAAGAACAGGAACGAGCATGGAAGAAAtcccaagaagaaaagaagatggctgAAACTGCTTTGGAAAATGTTTTAAGAGCTCAGAGGAAATTTCAAGAAGAACaggaaaatgctgaaaaaagaATCATGGATGAAAAGAAGAGTATACAGAAGGCTCTGAAAGAATTAGCAACTGCTCAAAAGAAAGCCCTGGAGGAACAGGAAAGAACTCAGAGAGCTCTAGAAGCTGTAGAAAGATCTCGTAAAATGGCCCTAGAAGATCAAAAAAGCGCTCAGATAGCAGCGATGGaggaacaagaaaaaacaaggaaaaaaattcaggaagagaagaagatggCTGAAGCAACCTTGgatgaacttttaaaaactcagagGAAGttccaagaagagaagaaaatggctgagaaaaaaaccatggaagaaagagaaagaactcaGATTGCCCTAGCAGAATTAAAGATTGTTCAGAAGAAAGCCCAGGAGGAACAGAAAAGGGCTCAGAAAGCCCTGGAGGCTGCAGAAAAAGCCCATCAATGTGCCCTGAATGAACAGAAGAAAGCTCAGATAGCTATTCAAGAACAAGAGCAAGCGTGGAAAAAATctcaagaagaaaaggaaatggctgAGGCAAGACTACAAGAGCTCTTAAGGACCCAAAAAACTCTCCAAGGGGAACAGGAGAAGGCTGAGAAGAAAGCCGTAGAAGAAAGAGAGACACTTcagagaaacattaaaaaattagaaGAGGCCCAGAAGAAGGCTCTGGAAGAACAGGAGAAGGCCCAGACATCTCAGCATGCTCTAGGAATTGCCCATAAACAGGTACTAGAGGAACAGAAGAAGGCTCATTTGGCTGCCATGATGGAACAGGAACAAGTACAgaaaaaatctcaggaagaaaagaaaatggctgaAGCAGCCCTGGCAGATCTCCTGAGACAAGTCCAAAAGGAGCAAGAAACAGCTGAGAGAAAGGCAatagaagaaagggagaaagccaAGACAATGCTAAAAGAATTAGACATGGCTCAGAAGAAGGCCCTGGAGAACTTGTTGACAGCTAAAAAGGAGGCCctggaagaacagaaaagagcTCAGAACGCTTTGGACGTTCTGGAAAGAACGCATAAGCAGGCATTAGAGGAACAGAAAAATGCTCAAAAGAAAtctcaggaagaaagaaagatggcTGAGGCTGCTCTGGAAGAATTATCAAgaattcagaaaaacatccatgaAGAGCAGCATTCAGCAGAGAAGAAAGcaactgaagacagagagaga ACACAGAAGGCCTTAGAAGAACTAGACATCACTCAGAAGAAGGCGCTGGAGGAAAAGGAGAATGCTCAGAAAGCTCTTGAAGTGCTGGAAAGGACTCATAAACAGGCACTGGAGGAAGAacaaaaagcacagaaaaaatcTCAAGAAGAAAAGCAGTTGGCTAAGGCTGCCCTGGAAGAACTCAGAAAAACTCAGAGAAAGtttcaagaagagcaagaaagggCTGAAAAGAAAGccatggaagaaagagaaaaaatgcacCAGTCCCTAGAAGAATTAGAGATTGCTCAGAAGAAAGCTCTAGAGGACTTGGCAATAGCTCAAAAGATGGCCTTGGAGGAAAACGAAAGAGCACAGCAGAGGGCCttagaagaaaaaagggcaatACAACTGGCTATGAAAAAGCTGGAGACAGCCCATGCTAAAGCCGTAGAGGAGCAGCAGATAGCACAGAGGCTGGCCTTTGAAGAACAGCAGAGAAGTAAGAAGATGTTTGCTGAATTAGAAGAATCACGAAGAAAAGCCCTGGAAGAgcaagaagcagcaaaaaggaaagCCATAGATGAACAAGTAAGAGCGCATCATGCTATAAATGAACTGGCCAAGATTCAAAGGGAAGTTTTGGAAGAACAAGAGCAGGCTCAGAATATGGCCTTAGCAGAACAGCACAAGGCTGAGATGATGATTAAGGAGCTGGAAGGAAGGCAGAGAGAAGCCCTGAATGATCAGCAAAGAACATGGATGAAAGCCTTTGACGATCAAAAAAGAGCTCATCTGATGTTAGGGGAATTTGCAAAGATTCAAATGGCAGAACAGGAGAATGCTCAGAAAAAAGCAGTAGACGGGCAGAAGGAAGTTCAAAGAGCTGAAGAAAAACTGGAGAAAGCACAAAATCAGATcttggagaaaatggaaaaaaaacagcataagTATGCAGCACAAATTCCAGAATCTCTTCTTAAGTCTGGGAATGAAGAGGGCAACGCAGAATGTGGTAGTGAATTtgaagaaacacaaaagaaagactTGGTCATAATTGGTAAAAAGTTCTATGAAGTGCCAGGAAAAATTCTTAGGGATTTAGAGAAGAAGGAATACCAACAATCCCTTAGGAACAGAGGGTATGACAAGAATTCTTGA